Proteins encoded in a region of the Flavobacteriaceae bacterium HL-DH10 genome:
- a CDS encoding cytochrome c — protein MKSLIKILVLAVIFVAVSCKKDTAPNYQFMPNMYESAGYETYGEAAFQNGVEAQIPAQGSIPRGFVPFEIENSTEGYELAKATLTSSLDSTQVDLARGKELYDIYCGICHGNKGKGQGNLVKREKILGIPNYADREITEGSIYHTIYYGKNAMGSYANQLNEEERWQVVSYVVKLRADLVK, from the coding sequence ATGAAGAGCTTAATTAAAATATTAGTATTAGCAGTTATTTTCGTTGCAGTATCTTGTAAAAAGGATACAGCTCCAAACTATCAATTCATGCCTAACATGTATGAATCTGCTGGTTACGAAACTTATGGAGAAGCTGCATTTCAAAATGGAGTTGAAGCGCAAATACCTGCACAGGGTTCTATACCAAGAGGATTTGTGCCTTTTGAAATAGAAAATTCTACTGAAGGTTATGAATTAGCTAAGGCTACTTTAACAAGTTCGTTAGATTCTACACAAGTAGATTTAGCAAGAGGTAAAGAGTTATATGATATATATTGTGGTATTTGCCACGGTAATAAAGGAAAAGGTCAAGGTAATTTAGTTAAGCGAGAAAAAATTCTTGGTATACCAAATTATGCAGACAGAGAAATTACTGAGGGAAGTATTTATCATACTATTTATTACGGTAAAAATGCCATGGGTAGTTATGCTAACCAATTGAACGAAGAAGAACGTTGGCAAGTAGTTTCATACGTGGTGAAATTAAGAGCTGATTTAGTAAAGTAA
- a CDS encoding quinol:cytochrome C oxidoreductase, translating into MYTFSNKLKTFSFILMILGVIGVGYGFLTSHKSFEEVETLLAGEHHGGGHAEEATHAAPSHDTHETTNAHGEEAHADAGHSAVDEHTKHVEHVQHQIANRPWSALYVAAFFFMMIALGVLAFYAIQIASQAGWSPVLFRIMEGITSYLLPGALIVLAIALGSHYIGHDNIFMWMNPEVTNPESEHYDKLIDGKSDWLNVGWFAVRGLIFISGWSLYRHFSRKFSIAQDTAEDKSNFKKSFRISAAFLVFFIYTESMMSWDWIMSVDPHWFSTLFGWYVFASMFVSGITVIALITIYLKSKGVIEFVNENHLHDVAKFMFAFSIFWTYLWFSQFMLIWYSNIPEEVTYFVTRFQDYKLPFLGMVVMNFVFPILMLMNADYKRIPWFVVMAGLVILFGHYIDIFNMIMPSTVGDQWFIGIPEISSVLLFAGLFIFVVFTALTKAPLLVKGYPFRKESEEFHY; encoded by the coding sequence ATGTACACATTTTCGAATAAATTAAAGACATTTTCTTTCATCTTAATGATATTAGGAGTCATAGGTGTTGGATATGGTTTTTTGACATCTCATAAGTCTTTTGAAGAGGTTGAAACCTTACTTGCAGGAGAACACCATGGAGGAGGTCATGCAGAGGAAGCTACACATGCTGCTCCAAGTCATGATACCCACGAAACAACTAATGCTCATGGAGAAGAAGCTCATGCTGATGCAGGTCATTCTGCTGTAGATGAGCATACAAAACATGTTGAGCATGTTCAACATCAAATAGCAAACAGACCTTGGTCTGCATTATATGTTGCAGCTTTTTTCTTTATGATGATTGCTTTGGGAGTTTTAGCATTTTATGCTATTCAAATTGCATCACAAGCTGGATGGTCTCCAGTATTATTTAGAATTATGGAAGGGATTACATCTTATCTTTTACCAGGAGCACTTATTGTGTTAGCTATAGCTTTAGGTTCTCATTATATTGGTCATGATAATATATTCATGTGGATGAATCCTGAAGTAACTAATCCGGAAAGTGAACATTATGATAAATTAATTGATGGCAAATCAGATTGGTTAAATGTAGGATGGTTTGCAGTTAGAGGTTTAATTTTTATTTCAGGTTGGAGTTTATACCGTCATTTTTCACGTAAATTTTCAATTGCACAAGATACTGCAGAAGATAAAAGTAATTTCAAAAAGTCTTTTCGTATATCAGCAGCATTTTTAGTATTCTTTATTTATACAGAATCTATGATGTCTTGGGATTGGATTATGAGTGTAGATCCACACTGGTTTTCTACATTATTTGGATGGTATGTATTTGCTAGTATGTTTGTAAGTGGAATAACAGTAATTGCATTAATAACAATATACTTAAAATCTAAAGGTGTTATAGAATTTGTAAATGAAAATCATTTACATGATGTCGCTAAGTTTATGTTCGCTTTTAGTATATTCTGGACCTACTTATGGTTCTCGCAATTTATGCTAATTTGGTACTCAAATATTCCAGAAGAGGTAACTTATTTTGTAACGCGTTTTCAAGATTATAAATTACCATTCTTAGGTATGGTGGTTATGAACTTTGTATTCCCAATATTAATGTTAATGAATGCTGATTACAAACGTATTCCATGGTTTGTAGTTATGGCAGGTTTAGTTATATTATTTGGACATTATATAGATATTTTCAATATGATTATGCCTTCAACCGTGGGAGATCAATGGTTTATAGGTATTCCTGAAATAAGTTCAGTACTATTATTTGCAGGATTATTCATATTTGTAGTGTTTACGGCATTAACAAAAGCACCACTACTTGTAAAAGGATATCCTTTTAGAAAAGAAAGTGAAGAATTTCATTATTAA
- a CDS encoding cytochrome c oxidase subunit II: MTALLTIIVLVFILVAIWQMVKIFDLAQAKNENSQVASDKDNTMNGYLMMGFLAFIYIITIVCFVKWGDLPLLSNSASAHGPTIDNLMVISMIIIFIVQTITQFLLHYFAFKYKGEKGKKALFFADNNKLEAIWTIIPVIVLAGLIIYGLSTWINIMGVDESDDPLVVELYAQQFNWKARYAGADNSLGKANVRLIDIDRANILGLDEADPNAQDDIITTELHLPVGKPVLFKMRSQDVLHSAYMPHFRAQMNCVPGMITQFGFTPTVTTAQMRETPQMQEKVNRINKIRVKNSEPLVAKGEEALERYEFDYLLLCNKICGKSHYNMQMKIVVETQEEYDAWIKEQKEFKNSLIN; the protein is encoded by the coding sequence ATGACTGCTTTATTAACAATTATAGTTTTAGTATTTATTTTAGTTGCCATTTGGCAAATGGTAAAGATTTTTGATTTGGCTCAAGCTAAAAACGAAAATTCTCAAGTTGCTAGTGACAAAGATAATACCATGAATGGGTATTTAATGATGGGCTTTTTAGCGTTCATTTATATCATTACCATTGTATGTTTTGTTAAATGGGGCGATTTGCCTTTATTATCCAATTCGGCATCCGCGCACGGTCCAACTATTGACAATTTGATGGTTATCTCTATGATAATTATTTTTATAGTACAGACTATTACGCAGTTTTTATTACACTATTTTGCTTTTAAATATAAAGGTGAAAAAGGTAAAAAAGCGTTGTTCTTTGCCGATAATAATAAACTGGAGGCTATCTGGACAATTATTCCAGTAATCGTTTTAGCAGGTTTAATTATTTATGGATTAAGTACTTGGATTAACATTATGGGTGTTGATGAGAGTGATGATCCATTAGTGGTAGAATTATATGCACAACAGTTTAACTGGAAAGCAAGATATGCTGGAGCAGATAATAGTTTAGGTAAAGCTAATGTGCGTTTAATTGATATTGACCGTGCTAATATTTTAGGTTTAGATGAAGCAGACCCAAATGCACAAGATGATATTATAACAACAGAATTGCATTTACCAGTAGGTAAGCCTGTGTTATTTAAAATGCGATCTCAAGATGTTTTGCATTCAGCTTATATGCCTCATTTTAGAGCTCAAATGAACTGTGTTCCTGGAATGATTACACAATTTGGTTTCACACCAACAGTTACGACTGCTCAAATGCGTGAAACACCACAAATGCAAGAGAAAGTAAACAGAATTAATAAAATTAGAGTTAAAAATAGTGAACCATTAGTTGCTAAAGGAGAAGAAGCCTTAGAGCGTTATGAGTTTGATTATTTACTATTATGTAATAAGATTTGTGGAAAATCTCATTATAACATGCAAATGAAAATTGTTGTAGAAACTCAAGAGGAATATGATGCTTGGATTAAAGAGCAAAAAGAATTCAAGAACTCTCTAATTAACTAA
- a CDS encoding cbb3-type cytochrome c oxidase subunit I, whose product MSAHADTHAHDDDHGHHHKETFVTKYIFSQDHKMIAKQYLITGTIMGVIGVLMSMMFRMQIAWPEEPNVLFEALLGKWAPDGVMDADIYLALVTIHGTIMVFFVLTAGLSGTFSNLLIPLQIGARDMASGFLNMISYWLFFLSSVIMVISLFVEAGPAAAGWTIYPPLSALPMAQGGSGMGMTLWLVAMAIFIASSLMGSLNYIVTVINLRTKGMSMTRLPLTIWAFFITAVIGVISFPVLLSAALLLIMDRSFGTSFFLSDIFIQGEVLHYQGGSPVLFEHLFWFLGHPEVYIVILPAMGLVSEIMASNSRKPIFGYRAMIASILAIAFLSTIVWGHHMFVSGMNPFLGSVFTFTTLLIAIPSAVKAFNWITTLWKGNLQMNPAMLFSIGFVSTFITGGLTGIILGDSALDINVHDTYFVVAHFHLVMGISALYGMFAGIYHWFPKMFGKMLNKNLGYIHFWITAVCAYGVFFPMHFIGMAGLPRRYYTNSNFPLFDDLANVNVIITIFALIGGIVQIVYLYNFFGSIFYGKKATQNPWKSTTLEWTTPVEHIHGNWPGEIPHVHRWAYDYSKPGHDVDFIPQHIPLKDGEEELQH is encoded by the coding sequence ATGTCAGCACACGCAGATACTCACGCTCACGACGACGACCACGGACATCATCATAAAGAAACGTTTGTGACTAAATATATTTTTAGTCAAGACCATAAAATGATTGCCAAACAGTACTTAATAACAGGTACGATAATGGGAGTTATAGGTGTTTTAATGTCTATGATGTTTCGTATGCAAATTGCATGGCCAGAAGAACCTAATGTGTTATTTGAAGCCTTATTAGGTAAATGGGCACCAGATGGTGTTATGGATGCCGATATTTATTTGGCATTGGTTACTATTCATGGTACCATCATGGTATTTTTTGTATTAACTGCAGGTTTAAGTGGTACGTTTAGTAATTTATTAATTCCATTACAAATTGGAGCTCGTGATATGGCATCAGGATTTCTGAATATGATATCATATTGGTTATTCTTTTTATCGAGTGTAATCATGGTTATATCGTTATTTGTTGAAGCGGGACCAGCAGCAGCAGGTTGGACTATTTATCCACCATTAAGTGCTTTACCAATGGCGCAAGGTGGTTCTGGTATGGGTATGACATTGTGGTTAGTTGCTATGGCTATATTTATTGCTTCATCTTTAATGGGATCTCTTAATTATATTGTTACCGTAATTAATTTACGTACAAAAGGTATGTCTATGACAAGACTTCCATTAACTATTTGGGCATTTTTTATTACTGCAGTAATAGGTGTAATATCATTCCCTGTACTATTATCTGCAGCATTATTATTAATAATGGACAGAAGCTTTGGGACGTCATTCTTTTTATCAGATATATTTATTCAAGGTGAAGTCTTACATTACCAAGGTGGTTCACCTGTGTTATTCGAACATTTATTTTGGTTCTTAGGACACCCAGAGGTGTATATTGTAATATTACCAGCCATGGGATTAGTTTCCGAGATTATGGCATCAAATTCACGTAAACCTATTTTTGGTTACCGTGCTATGATAGCATCTATTTTAGCAATTGCATTCTTATCAACTATAGTTTGGGGACATCATATGTTTGTTTCTGGTATGAATCCTTTCTTAGGTTCTGTATTTACATTTACAACCTTATTAATAGCAATTCCTTCAGCAGTAAAAGCTTTTAACTGGATAACTACATTATGGAAAGGTAATTTGCAAATGAATCCTGCCATGTTATTCTCTATTGGTTTTGTATCAACATTTATAACTGGAGGTTTAACAGGAATTATTCTTGGGGATAGTGCTTTAGATATTAATGTTCATGATACTTACTTTGTTGTAGCACACTTCCATTTAGTAATGGGTATCTCTGCATTGTATGGTATGTTTGCTGGAATTTATCACTGGTTTCCAAAAATGTTTGGTAAAATGCTAAATAAAAACTTGGGGTATATCCATTTCTGGATAACAGCAGTTTGTGCTTATGGTGTGTTTTTTCCAATGCACTTTATAGGAATGGCAGGTTTACCTCGTCGTTATTATACCAATAGTAACTTTCCTTTATTTGATGATTTAGCGAACGTAAATGTTATCATTACTATCTTCGCTTTAATTGGAGGTATTGTACAAATAGTTTATTTATACAATTTCTTTGGTAGTATTTTCTATGGTAAGAAGGCTACTCAAAACCCTTGGAAGTCTACAACTCTTGAGTGGACTACCCCAGTAGAACATATACATGGTAACTGGCCAGGAGAAATCCCTCATGTACATCGTTGGGCTTACGATTATAGTAAACCAGGACATGATGTAGATTTTATTCCACAGCATATTCCTTTAAAAGACGGAGAAGAAGAACTTCAGCATTAA
- a CDS encoding gliding motility-associated C-terminal domain-containing protein — MKTKSLFRYALNYATFCFVFFWTLLSVNAQCPTVTNSNPIILDASGYTFADLSDDYVTEVGTNGIVWYTDSTGGTIISSTQLLDEGTYYVDDSSGSCGSRTSINVTFQVPPSNQNLDGIFCSNENPDIQMYIDEVLQFDIPSGGSVEIYNDQALTDLAISTDLLSGFYTYYIIFVDEFGNKSQIEDGETIVVESPSDPTPPTTQEFCADTSPTVGDLNPGTASLNFNWYASIDVNGNPSGAPLSSLNSLTNGTYYIQTNNGCKSNTIPVTVTIDTPRNAGTSESLPYCENDIPTADFNLFDILGGTKDLNGTWSGDLITSNGDSGTVNIATLAVGTYINTYTVFSTGICPNATSSVTITIAPAPESGTANTPVEFCLEAITTGQTYNLFDLLTGEDQTGTWSDDDSTSALSGNTVTLDGLSEGTYNFTYNVDAIGSCDDVDVTVQIIINPQPNSGTPSPALFCENDLTANSPLDLFGQLTGNDSGGTWNDDSTTGLLTGSDVDITGLAVGLYNFTYSITNGFGCTNSSTVVVTIAPAPESGTVNTPEEFCLADITTGQTYNLFDLLTDEDQTGTWSDDDSTSALSGNTVTLDGLSAGTYNFTYNVDAIGSCDDVDVTVQIIINPQPNSGTPSPALFCENDLTANSPLDLFGQLTGNDSGGTWNDDSTTGLLTGSDVDITGLAVGLYNFTYSITNGFGCTNSSTVVVTIAPAPESGTVNTPEEFCLADITTGQTYNLFDLLTDEDQTGTWSDDDSTSALSGNTVTLDGLSAGTYNFTYNVDAIGSCDDVDVTVQIIINDTPAPTADTPQEFCDTATVGNLVATGTSIQWYNVATGGTPLAATDALVDGNIYYATQTDATTGCESSVRTAVTAIIYQSPNAGDQNSTGIVACNNGTINLNSGLDGTQDLGGIWYEGSDNTGIVVANPTAYDVTGFTANTYQFTYYVVASSPCVDDSETIIVTIEAPLDAGTNNTLDVCSNNGTTDLFSLIGSAETGGTWSPAMASTTGVFDPLVDASGTYTYLLTNACGTFSSQVDVTVTQAPNAGSDNTALICVIDGVTDLFSFLGTSAQTGGTWSPALTSGTGEFNPNIDAQGIYTYIVAATSPCSSDSMAQITVTVSDTSAPVVLEANPEFCLVDNPVVSDLNSALRFTGTVNWYEDDALTNSANPTDNLVDGEDYYATQTNSDGCESSTNIQVTVTINNTPTPTLVDATKAYCLNDNPQPSISDLTLNITEYDSNTNNIVWYDAESNGNIIGSSTILSNLTSYYAVLVDANTGCESSVRLEVTPDITSCGKLVLPDGFSPNNDGVNDSFDYNNLDILYPNFEIEIFNRYGNVVYKGNASTPRFNGKSNQSRSIGNGDLPVGVYYYIFKFNDNTNKPEQGRLYLSR; from the coding sequence ATGAAAACAAAATCCCTTTTTAGGTACGCATTAAATTATGCTACTTTTTGTTTTGTCTTTTTTTGGACACTATTATCTGTAAATGCACAGTGTCCTACAGTAACAAATTCAAATCCTATAATTTTAGATGCTTCAGGATATACTTTCGCCGATTTAAGCGACGATTATGTTACTGAAGTTGGTACCAATGGAATCGTTTGGTATACAGATTCTACTGGAGGAACTATAATTAGTTCTACACAATTACTTGATGAAGGCACTTATTATGTTGATGATAGTTCTGGTTCCTGTGGTTCTAGAACATCAATTAATGTAACATTTCAAGTACCTCCAAGTAATCAAAATTTAGATGGTATTTTTTGTAGTAATGAAAATCCAGATATACAAATGTATATTGATGAAGTACTTCAGTTTGATATACCTTCTGGTGGTTCTGTCGAAATATATAATGATCAAGCTTTAACAGACTTGGCAATTTCAACCGATTTGCTATCTGGGTTTTATACCTATTATATTATTTTTGTAGATGAATTTGGTAATAAAAGTCAAATAGAAGACGGCGAAACAATTGTTGTGGAGTCTCCTTCCGATCCAACACCTCCAACTACTCAAGAATTTTGTGCAGATACAAGTCCAACAGTTGGGGATTTAAATCCAGGTACAGCTTCTCTAAATTTTAATTGGTATGCAAGTATAGATGTTAACGGAAATCCTAGTGGAGCACCATTATCTTCTTTAAATTCTTTAACAAATGGGACATATTATATTCAAACTAATAATGGATGTAAGAGTAACACAATACCAGTTACAGTAACTATAGATACTCCACGAAATGCTGGAACATCTGAAAGTTTACCATATTGTGAAAATGACATACCAACAGCAGATTTTAATTTATTTGATATTTTAGGAGGTACAAAAGATTTAAATGGAACTTGGTCTGGAGATTTAATAACGTCAAACGGAGATTCAGGTACTGTTAATATCGCAACTCTAGCAGTAGGTACTTATATAAATACTTATACAGTGTTTAGTACTGGTATTTGTCCAAATGCTACTTCTTCAGTGACTATAACTATAGCACCAGCACCAGAATCAGGAACAGCCAATACGCCGGTAGAATTTTGTTTAGAAGCGATAACAACAGGACAAACCTATAATTTATTTGATTTATTAACGGGCGAAGACCAAACAGGAACATGGAGTGATGATGATAGTACATCGGCACTTAGTGGAAACACAGTTACCCTTGATGGACTTTCAGAAGGAACCTATAATTTTACATATAATGTAGATGCTATTGGAAGCTGTGACGATGTAGATGTGACAGTTCAAATTATAATAAATCCGCAACCAAATTCAGGAACACCATCACCAGCTTTATTTTGTGAAAATGATTTAACAGCAAATTCGCCATTAGATCTATTTGGACAATTAACAGGAAATGATTCAGGAGGAACATGGAATGATGATAGTACAACAGGATTGTTAACAGGAAGTGATGTTGATATTACAGGTTTAGCGGTTGGATTATATAATTTCACTTATAGTATTACCAATGGGTTTGGTTGTACAAATAGTTCAACAGTAGTTGTAACAATAGCACCAGCACCAGAATCAGGAACAGTAAATACACCAGAAGAATTCTGTTTAGCAGACATAACAACAGGACAAACCTATAATTTATTCGATTTATTAACCGATGAAGACCAAACAGGAACATGGAGTGATGATGATAGTACATCGGCACTAAGTGGAAACACGGTTACCCTTGATGGACTTTCAGCTGGAACCTATAATTTCACATATAATGTAGATGCTATTGGAAGTTGTGATGATGTAGATGTGACAGTTCAAATTATAATAAATCCGCAACCAAATTCAGGAACACCATCACCAGCTTTATTTTGTGAAAATGATTTAACAGCAAATTCGCCATTAGATCTATTTGGACAATTAACAGGAAATGATTCAGGAGGAACATGGAATGATGATAGTACAACAGGATTGTTAACAGGAAGTGATGTTGATATTACAGGTTTAGCGGTTGGATTATATAATTTCACTTATAGTATTACCAATGGGTTTGGTTGTACAAATAGTTCAACAGTAGTTGTAACAATAGCACCAGCACCAGAATCAGGAACAGTAAATACACCAGAAGAATTCTGTTTAGCAGACATAACAACAGGACAAACCTATAATTTATTCGATTTATTAACCGATGAAGACCAAACAGGAACATGGAGTGATGATGATAGTACATCGGCACTAAGTGGAAACACGGTTACCCTTGATGGACTTTCAGCCGGAACCTATAATTTTACATATAATGTAGATGCTATTGGAAGTTGTGATGATGTAGATGTAACCGTTCAAATTATAATAAACGATACACCAGCACCAACAGCAGATACACCTCAAGAATTTTGTGATACAGCTACTGTTGGGAATTTAGTTGCCACAGGAACAAGTATTCAATGGTACAATGTTGCAACTGGGGGAACGCCTTTAGCAGCTACAGATGCTCTTGTTGATGGTAATATCTACTATGCAACGCAAACAGATGCAACAACGGGTTGCGAATCTTCAGTGAGAACAGCAGTAACAGCTATTATATACCAATCTCCAAATGCGGGAGACCAAAATTCAACAGGTATTGTAGCATGTAATAATGGTACTATCAATTTAAATTCTGGATTAGATGGCACTCAAGATTTAGGAGGAATCTGGTATGAAGGTTCAGATAATACAGGTATAGTAGTTGCGAATCCAACAGCATATGATGTTACTGGATTTACTGCTAATACTTATCAATTTACTTATTATGTAGTTGCATCGTCACCATGTGTAGATGATAGCGAAACAATAATAGTAACTATCGAAGCACCTTTAGATGCAGGAACAAATAATACTTTAGATGTTTGTAGTAATAATGGAACAACAGATTTATTCTCACTTATTGGAAGTGCTGAAACAGGAGGAACTTGGTCTCCTGCTATGGCGAGTACTACAGGTGTTTTTGATCCTTTAGTTGATGCTTCAGGAACATACACATATTTATTAACAAATGCTTGTGGAACTTTTAGTAGTCAAGTAGATGTAACAGTGACTCAAGCTCCAAATGCGGGAAGCGATAATACTGCTTTAATATGCGTTATTGATGGCGTAACCGATTTATTCTCATTTTTAGGAACTTCAGCTCAAACAGGAGGTACTTGGTCACCAGCTTTAACAAGTGGTACAGGAGAATTTAACCCTAATATTGATGCTCAAGGGATTTATACTTATATAGTGGCAGCCACATCACCATGCTCATCAGATTCAATGGCTCAAATAACAGTAACTGTTAGCGATACTTCTGCACCCGTAGTTTTAGAAGCAAATCCAGAGTTTTGTTTAGTAGATAATCCAGTCGTTTCAGATTTAAATAGTGCTTTAAGGTTTACAGGAACTGTAAATTGGTATGAAGATGATGCTTTAACTAATTCGGCAAATCCAACTGATAATTTAGTCGACGGAGAAGATTATTATGCCACTCAAACTAATAGTGACGGTTGTGAATCTTCAACTAATATTCAAGTCACAGTAACTATTAATAATACACCAACACCAACACTAGTAGATGCTACTAAGGCGTATTGTTTGAACGATAATCCTCAACCTAGCATTAGCGATCTTACTTTAAATATTACAGAATATGATTCAAATACAAATAATATAGTTTGGTATGACGCTGAATCGAATGGAAATATAATAGGCAGTTCAACTATACTTTCAAATTTAACATCTTATTATGCTGTTTTAGTTGATGCTAATACAGGATGTGAAAGTAGTGTAAGATTAGAAGTTACTCCAGATATAACATCATGTGGTAAACTGGTTTTACCTGATGGTTTTTCACCAAATAATGATGGTGTAAATGATTCATTTGATTATAACAACTTAGATATTTTATATCCAAACTTTGAAATTGAAATCTTCAATAGATATGGTAACGTTGTTTATAAAGGAAATGCTTCAACACCTCGTTTCAACGGAAAGTCTAATCAATCAAGATCGATTGGAAATGGCGACTTACCTGTAGGTGTTTATTATTACATTTTCAAATTTAATGATAATACAAACAAACCAGAACAAGGACGTTTATACTTGAGCAGATAA
- a CDS encoding type IX secretion system membrane protein PorP/SprF — protein MKHLNIYHKIAAIVGLTFLMSVQSFAQQDPQFTQYMYNMSVINPAYATADEAILNLGGLYRAQWVGIEGAPKTGTFFAHTPINEKIEVGISFVNDNIGDIVQENNIYADFAYVLPVGLDSKLSLGIKAGFTFFDVNFDGFNLQSGNTSTDLAFNENVNKTFPNLGIGAFYFTDNYYIGLSAPNMLSSKHLETENGVRATGVENVHYFLTGGYVFDINQNLKLKPAFMAKSVKGAPLALDITANVLINEKLEAGLGYRLDDAISGLIGFRISPELKIGYAYDFTTNNLGSYNSGSHEIFILFDVDLFGFKGGYDRSPRFF, from the coding sequence ATGAAACATTTAAATATATATCATAAAATAGCTGCGATAGTAGGATTGACATTCTTAATGTCTGTTCAAAGTTTTGCGCAGCAAGACCCTCAATTTACACAGTATATGTATAATATGAGTGTTATAAATCCAGCATATGCAACAGCAGATGAAGCGATTTTGAATCTTGGAGGTTTATATAGAGCACAATGGGTAGGAATTGAAGGCGCACCCAAAACAGGAACCTTTTTTGCACATACACCTATAAATGAAAAAATAGAAGTTGGTATTTCGTTTGTTAACGATAATATTGGTGACATTGTTCAAGAAAATAACATTTATGCTGATTTTGCTTATGTTTTACCCGTTGGTTTAGATTCTAAATTATCGTTAGGTATTAAAGCAGGATTTACTTTTTTCGATGTTAATTTTGATGGCTTTAATTTACAATCGGGAAATACATCTACAGATTTAGCATTTAATGAAAACGTTAATAAAACCTTTCCTAATTTAGGAATAGGAGCCTTTTACTTTACCGATAATTATTACATCGGGTTATCTGCTCCAAACATGTTATCATCAAAACATTTAGAAACAGAAAATGGTGTTAGAGCTACTGGAGTTGAAAATGTTCACTATTTTTTAACAGGTGGTTATGTGTTTGATATCAATCAGAATTTAAAACTTAAACCAGCATTTATGGCTAAATCGGTTAAAGGAGCTCCTTTAGCATTAGATATTACAGCAAACGTTTTAATTAATGAGAAATTAGAAGCAGGTTTAGGATATCGATTAGACGATGCTATAAGTGGTTTGATAGGTTTTAGAATTTCACCAGAACTAAAAATAGGATATGCTTACGATTTTACAACTAATAATCTAGGAAGTTATAACTCAGGATCACACGAAATATTCATTTTATTTGATGTTGATTTATTCGGTTTCAAAGGAGGATATGATCGTTCACCAAGATTCTTCTAA